In candidate division KSB1 bacterium, the following are encoded in one genomic region:
- a CDS encoding rhomboid family intramembrane serine protease encodes MIPLKDDNPRLRPPIFTVGLIAANIVAFYFEIQFGLKNAVFQLGVIPSNIIELQDLHTLVTSMFLHGGFLHLGGNMLYLWIFGDNIEGYLGHSRFLVFYL; translated from the coding sequence ATGATCCCTCTCAAAGATGACAACCCAAGGTTGCGCCCGCCGATTTTTACAGTGGGTCTCATTGCTGCAAATATTGTGGCTTTTTACTTTGAAATCCAATTTGGTCTTAAAAATGCCGTTTTTCAATTAGGGGTAATTCCAAGTAATATAATTGAGCTGCAAGACCTTCATACTTTGGTAACCTCCATGTTTTTGCATGGCGGATTTTTGCATTTAGGCGGTAACATGCTTTACCTGTGGATTTTCGGAGATAACATCGAAGGATACCTTGGGCACTCCCGGTTTTTAGTGTTTTATTTGTT
- a CDS encoding M23 family metallopeptidase, with the protein MRKILTPLLFLIVLPSFALTQNKPANSLKYLWPTDASKYLTSVFGEYRARRFHTGIDVKTWGKTGYKIFAIRPGYILRVSVSPGGYGKAVYLKLDTGETAVYAHLSKFNDKIQNLVEREQGRLGKYRVNLYLKKGQIPVSQGDVIAYSGQTGIGAPHLHFEIRDSNNLPLNPLSKGYQISDRVKPIVRRVSFSPLDVNSEVNGDFKPVVVTPQWVRSGEYIIKEPISMWGNVGIAVRCFDKGVTSFSGYGVYSLKLFVDDALRFEYSYDKLSFQKNRMVELERDYRLSRRQFGRFYKLYKDKYNTKSYYRPNKLWAGVLKSASLTANPNLQSKSNLGSPGQSMKASSGSLYPGLHEFRIETADYMGNTSTVRGEVRVGAAFNIYPVIAEGENGELSLRDVVTYDLKKVGELEAFVLNGNHWQPIPLSWSEDDSYLEEKGGEGNLDKAENSASAVLVKDISVKPLVLKINARDEFKVNSRPFFYVHPQPIETDHAPQLTFYYDYYDDYIRLAISSKNILGSIPDIILYPDRPNPVEIKIQQTDLKKFIGRIELSRLSGNFHLLKITTESLNGEAFSKFEQFEARPIRPRKTGRMVSSDENFWVNFWSGSLYRPIYTRVVIDSTRFSKKYDFASHIYDIEPKDVLLNQGAFVHIRIPHLETSPEKLGVYYKDLRKRKWIFIDNSFDVNAGSMSAKILSFEQFALIRDSEPPEITRIRPGRNVRLKNRTPRISLNIQDTLSGIKSEEEIEIRLNGRRLIAEYDPERKRIFYDIKEPLATGRYEINVKAEDNAKNVTTKTSVFWID; encoded by the coding sequence ATGCGTAAAATTTTAACACCTCTATTGTTTTTAATTGTCTTACCCTCCTTTGCTTTAACACAAAATAAACCTGCCAATTCTCTGAAATACTTATGGCCTACGGACGCTAGCAAATATTTGACTTCTGTTTTCGGTGAATACCGGGCACGGCGTTTTCATACTGGTATTGATGTTAAAACCTGGGGAAAAACAGGGTACAAAATTTTCGCTATTCGTCCCGGATACATTTTGCGAGTGTCTGTTTCGCCCGGTGGATACGGCAAGGCTGTCTACTTAAAGCTTGATACCGGGGAAACGGCGGTTTATGCGCATCTTTCAAAGTTCAACGATAAAATTCAAAACCTCGTTGAAAGAGAGCAGGGGCGTTTGGGAAAATACCGGGTTAATTTATATTTGAAAAAGGGCCAAATACCTGTGTCTCAAGGCGATGTCATCGCTTACTCCGGGCAGACCGGGATCGGCGCGCCTCATCTGCACTTTGAAATTCGAGATTCCAATAATCTCCCTTTAAATCCGCTTTCCAAGGGATATCAAATTTCGGATAGAGTGAAGCCGATTGTTCGAAGAGTCAGCTTCAGCCCGCTGGATGTCAACTCCGAGGTGAATGGTGATTTCAAGCCGGTCGTAGTGACGCCGCAGTGGGTTCGCTCCGGCGAATATATTATAAAGGAGCCAATCTCGATGTGGGGGAACGTCGGGATTGCGGTTCGCTGTTTTGACAAAGGTGTGACTTCGTTCAGCGGCTATGGCGTTTATAGTCTTAAATTATTCGTGGATGATGCTTTGCGTTTTGAGTATTCATACGATAAACTGTCGTTTCAAAAAAACCGCATGGTTGAACTCGAGAGAGACTACCGTTTATCCCGCCGGCAGTTTGGACGATTTTATAAATTGTACAAAGATAAGTACAACACGAAATCCTACTACCGGCCGAATAAACTTTGGGCAGGCGTTCTCAAAAGCGCTTCATTAACTGCCAACCCGAACCTTCAATCGAAATCAAATCTTGGCTCACCCGGGCAAAGCATGAAGGCCTCTTCCGGCTCTTTATACCCGGGGCTTCATGAGTTCCGGATCGAAACAGCGGATTACATGGGAAATACCAGCACTGTTCGCGGCGAAGTACGGGTGGGCGCCGCTTTTAATATCTATCCGGTGATTGCCGAAGGTGAGAACGGAGAATTGAGTCTCAGGGATGTCGTAACTTACGACCTGAAAAAAGTCGGTGAATTAGAAGCATTTGTTTTAAATGGCAATCATTGGCAGCCAATTCCATTATCGTGGTCGGAAGATGATAGCTACTTAGAAGAAAAAGGCGGAGAAGGGAATCTGGATAAAGCTGAAAACAGTGCCAGCGCAGTTTTGGTAAAAGATATTTCAGTAAAGCCGTTAGTTCTAAAAATAAATGCAAGAGATGAATTCAAGGTCAATTCCCGGCCGTTTTTTTATGTTCACCCGCAGCCAATTGAGACCGATCATGCACCGCAGTTAACTTTTTATTATGATTATTATGACGATTACATACGGTTAGCAATCTCGTCAAAAAACATCTTAGGAAGTATTCCTGATATCATTTTGTATCCGGATCGACCCAATCCGGTTGAGATTAAAATTCAACAAACGGATTTAAAAAAATTTATTGGACGAATTGAATTAAGCAGACTTAGCGGCAATTTCCATCTTTTAAAAATTACCACTGAATCTTTGAATGGCGAAGCATTTTCGAAATTTGAGCAATTTGAGGCGAGACCAATCAGGCCTCGAAAAACCGGCCGCATGGTCTCCAGCGACGAGAATTTTTGGGTTAATTTTTGGTCCGGTTCGCTTTATCGGCCCATTTACACACGCGTTGTGATTGACAGTACCCGATTCTCAAAAAAATATGATTTTGCAAGCCACATTTATGATATTGAACCCAAAGATGTTTTATTGAATCAAGGCGCGTTTGTGCATATTCGAATTCCACATTTGGAAACGAGTCCCGAAAAGCTGGGTGTTTATTACAAAGACCTGCGCAAAAGGAAATGGATATTTATAGACAATAGCTTCGATGTAAACGCCGGCTCAATGTCGGCAAAAATTTTAAGTTTTGAGCAGTTTGCTTTGATCCGGGATAGTGAACCGCCGGAAATCACCAGAATCCGGCCCGGTCGCAATGTACGTTTAAAAAACCGGACGCCTCGAATCTCGTTGAATATCCAGGATACTCTATCTGGTATCAAAAGCGAAGAGGAGATTGAAATCAGGCTCAACGGCCGCAGGTTGATCGCTGAGTACGATCCGGAGCGCAAAAGAATATTTTATGATATCAAAGAACCCCTTGCCACCGGGCGTTACGAAATTAATGTGAAAGCGGAAGATAACGCAAAAAACGTGACCACTAAAACCTCCGTTTTCTGGATAGATTGA
- a CDS encoding glycerophosphodiester phosphodiesterase, producing the protein MDGKNSIFKQKPLNFAHRGFTASAPENSMAAFKAAVELGAHGIELDVRTCKTGELVVFHDPTLARMTNGRGFIKNKTLEELKELRIKTHDGMTDEQIPTIGEVIDLLGDRALLNVEIKTNGIPKNRIEKKVVEVLRHYGIEYKTIISSFNPLVMRRLKKIDDQLLTGFLIDKNFNVGRSEILLTKFAGAKAIHLEKSLAKDAFIKKVQTLGFYCVVWSVNEPAMMERLTNMRVDAIITDKPDLLKNINVSLHHA; encoded by the coding sequence GTGGACGGAAAAAACTCAATTTTTAAACAAAAGCCGCTGAATTTTGCCCATCGCGGGTTTACGGCTTCGGCGCCTGAAAACAGCATGGCCGCATTTAAAGCCGCGGTCGAGTTAGGTGCGCACGGAATTGAGCTGGATGTGCGAACCTGCAAAACCGGCGAATTGGTGGTTTTTCATGATCCCACTCTGGCCCGCATGACAAACGGCCGGGGATTTATTAAAAATAAAACACTTGAAGAGTTAAAGGAGTTAAGAATCAAAACTCACGATGGCATGACCGATGAGCAGATACCAACCATCGGAGAAGTCATTGATCTTCTCGGTGATAGAGCGCTTCTGAACGTTGAGATCAAAACCAACGGCATTCCAAAGAACCGTATTGAAAAGAAGGTAGTAGAAGTTTTACGTCATTACGGGATTGAATACAAAACTATCATTTCTTCTTTCAACCCTTTGGTTATGCGGCGGCTTAAAAAAATCGATGATCAATTGTTAACCGGATTTCTGATTGACAAAAATTTCAATGTGGGCCGCTCAGAGATTCTCTTAACAAAATTTGCCGGGGCCAAAGCGATTCATCTCGAAAAAAGCCTGGCGAAAGATGCATTTATCAAAAAAGTCCAGACGTTGGGTTTTTATTGTGTCGTTTGGAGCGTAAATGAGCCCGCTATGATGGAGCGACTTACAAACATGCGAGTTGACGCCATTATAACAGACAAACCTGATCTTTTAAAAAACATCAATGTGAGCTTGCACCATGCGTAA
- a CDS encoding glycosyltransferase family 39 protein: MQFLSKISPHKYILAILGLAFVFRFVGIWYGLPSLYNSDEPFNVINSLAYGAKKSLEPTYFVYPSFYSYLLFAVYGLYFIFGKLFGVFENAVEFGTAYFIDPTGLFFVGRFLSVLVGVATIWLTYKIGQRFFSKRIALLASAVLGLSFTHVNLSHWILIEPTVAFMSALALYLILGFYEAPSLKSSFVAGIVSGLAISTKYNAGFILVPLLFAQIFLYRKALPELFKNLAGSVAACFIGFLLGSPYGLFSFSSFWGTLQYTFAHVSTGMVGHFTSVPLVWPLWEIIFSDWSVGVVLVAGFIYAIFQKERKQLLLLSFALSSLLFIGLWQRTSIHYLMPIYPALSILAAIFLNDILNQRLNKFLRVFLLILIFLPAAVNIVYQDIRLTQTDVRTPAKNWIEASIPDDGMIAYENYFYGPNLFDPGRFFRNSDESRWLPLEIKERLLEEKLRRVSYQLINLRKDFKLRILAKDKASGGVAKNAYVRQLLETRLPKLSAVQNARIKYVMVSSDNYDRYFKSRPPEQGTPAWLSYQNGRSFYQSVFESKELILLKEFKPGFWNLGPTVKIYKFKSVGNGSSNQ; the protein is encoded by the coding sequence ATGCAATTCCTCTCAAAAATATCCCCACACAAGTATATTCTAGCAATCTTAGGATTGGCATTTGTCTTCAGGTTCGTTGGGATTTGGTATGGGCTGCCCTCACTTTATAACTCAGATGAACCGTTCAATGTCATCAACTCCCTGGCCTATGGGGCGAAGAAAAGTTTGGAGCCAACGTATTTCGTTTATCCGAGTTTTTACTCGTATCTGCTCTTTGCAGTTTATGGTCTGTATTTCATTTTTGGCAAACTTTTTGGCGTGTTTGAAAATGCTGTAGAATTCGGCACGGCTTATTTTATTGACCCGACCGGACTTTTTTTTGTTGGAAGGTTTTTGAGCGTACTCGTTGGCGTTGCAACCATTTGGTTGACCTATAAAATAGGCCAGCGGTTTTTTTCTAAAAGAATTGCGCTTTTGGCCTCCGCAGTTTTAGGGTTGAGTTTCACCCACGTAAATCTATCTCACTGGATTTTAATCGAACCCACTGTAGCTTTCATGTCCGCGTTGGCGCTGTATTTGATATTAGGGTTTTATGAGGCACCTTCATTAAAATCGTCTTTTGTAGCTGGTATAGTTTCAGGACTGGCTATTTCTACAAAATACAATGCTGGATTTATCCTTGTACCTTTGTTATTTGCTCAAATTTTTCTTTACAGAAAAGCATTGCCAGAGTTGTTCAAAAATCTTGCCGGCAGTGTTGCTGCATGTTTTATTGGTTTTTTGTTAGGCTCTCCTTACGGGCTGTTTTCTTTTTCATCCTTTTGGGGTACTCTGCAATACACTTTTGCCCACGTTTCAACCGGAATGGTTGGACACTTCACCTCAGTTCCTCTGGTTTGGCCGCTTTGGGAAATAATTTTTTCCGATTGGAGTGTCGGAGTGGTCTTGGTTGCCGGGTTTATATATGCTATTTTTCAAAAGGAAAGAAAGCAGCTCCTACTGCTTTCATTTGCTCTTTCATCTCTATTATTTATCGGTCTATGGCAACGTACCAGTATTCATTATTTAATGCCGATTTATCCTGCCCTTTCAATCTTAGCGGCGATTTTTTTGAATGATATTCTCAATCAAAGATTGAATAAGTTTCTCCGCGTTTTTTTGCTGATACTTATTTTCTTGCCTGCTGCCGTCAATATTGTCTATCAGGATATCCGGTTGACCCAGACAGACGTTCGCACTCCAGCAAAAAATTGGATTGAAGCCAGCATTCCAGATGATGGGATGATTGCCTACGAAAATTATTTTTATGGACCAAACCTTTTCGACCCTGGGAGATTTTTTAGAAACTCCGATGAAAGCCGGTGGCTGCCTTTGGAGATAAAAGAAAGGTTACTAGAGGAAAAACTCAGACGGGTTTCTTACCAATTAATCAATCTGAGGAAGGATTTTAAATTGCGTATTTTAGCTAAAGACAAAGCGAGTGGCGGTGTGGCTAAAAATGCTTATGTGCGGCAGCTTTTAGAGACAAGACTACCTAAGTTGTCAGCGGTCCAAAATGCCAGGATTAAGTACGTCATGGTTTCGAGTGATAATTACGATCGCTATTTTAAAAGCAGACCTCCTGAACAGGGAACGCCGGCCTGGCTCAGCTATCAAAACGGCCGTAGCTTTTACCAGAGCGTTTTCGAATCCAAGGAGTTGATTCTGTTGAAAGAATTTAAACCTGGTTTCTGGAATTTAGGCCCGACTGTAAAGATTTATAAATTTAAGTCTGTTGGAAATGGAAGCAGCAACCAGTAA
- a CDS encoding oligosaccharide flippase family protein, producing MLSSLKRLTKHSAVYGLGNIVTRLVTFLLLPLHTNQLNTNDFGVLAIVYMFIALMTIVYTYGIDAAFLRYFILSDDPKQRKRVFSTAFWAVLVVAGILTVLIYRNAGFCSSVLITQGNYAHLIRLSSFILLFDASAFLPFLFLRAEEKSVTFILLKFLNVITSVSLNVYFVVILKKGVTGILLANVWTSGVTFLMVMFILIRQVSLQFSWADFKELLKFGLPYLPSASSVVLLDLIDRYILERLVGLGETGIYNAGVKLGLIMALLVAAFRFAWHPFFLTTSKQEDAKEIFAKILTYFAVIGACLFLTASFFIDQLVQFDFFGVTLIDEKYWQGTKVVPLILLAQLIYGVYVNFVVGIHLKMKTKFLPIITGAGLAVNVAVNLFLIPKFGMMGAGYAKVAGYIVMSGFLYFVARRYYPIPYEFGRLLKLIAVASVVFYFGYTVQGSWEILLKLGLLLSFPVLLFLTGFFERRELNKLKIILSRKKSA from the coding sequence GCGTACTGGCGATTGTTTACATGTTTATCGCGCTCATGACCATCGTTTACACCTACGGAATTGACGCGGCGTTTTTACGCTATTTTATTTTGAGCGATGACCCCAAACAACGGAAAAGAGTTTTCAGCACCGCCTTCTGGGCAGTGTTGGTTGTAGCTGGTATCCTAACTGTACTGATTTACCGCAACGCTGGTTTTTGCTCAAGCGTGCTTATTACGCAAGGTAATTACGCCCACTTGATTCGACTGTCCAGTTTTATCCTTTTGTTCGACGCCTCGGCATTCTTACCCTTTTTATTTCTGCGAGCCGAAGAAAAATCCGTCACCTTTATTCTGCTGAAGTTTTTAAATGTGATCACCAGTGTTTCATTAAATGTTTATTTTGTAGTGATTTTAAAGAAAGGGGTCACCGGTATTCTCCTGGCGAATGTCTGGACCTCCGGGGTGACTTTTTTGATGGTCATGTTCATTTTAATCCGGCAGGTTTCGCTGCAATTTAGCTGGGCTGATTTTAAAGAGCTGCTCAAGTTCGGGCTGCCATACCTGCCTTCCGCTTCGTCCGTTGTCTTGCTGGATTTAATCGATCGATACATTTTGGAAAGGCTGGTTGGACTTGGAGAAACCGGTATTTATAATGCAGGTGTAAAGCTTGGATTGATAATGGCCTTGTTGGTCGCCGCCTTCCGATTCGCCTGGCATCCGTTTTTTCTCACCACTTCCAAACAGGAGGATGCCAAAGAAATATTCGCTAAGATTCTAACTTATTTTGCCGTAATTGGCGCCTGCCTTTTCTTGACCGCCTCCTTTTTTATCGATCAACTCGTCCAATTTGATTTTTTTGGCGTGACCCTCATTGATGAAAAATATTGGCAGGGTACGAAGGTGGTGCCTCTCATTTTACTTGCTCAGTTAATTTATGGCGTTTATGTGAATTTTGTTGTTGGCATCCACTTGAAAATGAAAACGAAGTTCCTGCCAATTATAACCGGCGCCGGACTCGCAGTCAACGTTGCAGTAAACTTATTTTTAATTCCAAAATTTGGCATGATGGGAGCCGGTTATGCAAAAGTCGCCGGCTACATTGTAATGAGCGGGTTTCTTTATTTCGTTGCGCGGCGCTATTACCCGATTCCGTATGAATTTGGCCGCCTGCTTAAATTGATAGCGGTTGCTTCGGTGGTGTTTTATTTTGGATACACGGTTCAAGGTTCCTGGGAAATTTTGCTAAAGCTGGGACTTCTTTTGAGTTTTCCGGTCCTGCTGTTTTTGACCGGGTTTTTTGAGCGCAGAGAATTAAATAAATTGAAAATAATTTTGAGCCGAAAAAAATCTGCTTAA